In the genome of Myxococcus stipitatus, one region contains:
- a CDS encoding type II 3-dehydroquinate dehydratase, giving the protein MRLLVLHGPNLNLLGVREGTSGGTLRDLDEALKARAKALGLALRIVQSNHEGVLLDTLASEREAVDGILINPAGLFSSYALKEGLEAVGLPAIEVLLRPSARESVVAEACVLQVHGASGGFEPYLEALETFASGVFTPGKPEPRKTPGRRQDAEDEAPAKAPSGKTLGKKVPALALAPKEGGSGNKTLGRKPSSASKVDAQPAGKTLGRGTKGATSATELLTRALVRQKVSERLAGKLTAAELAAWARSRYEAVQGGLPAEHGQKQMLEDSLQRLTLSHLPSTRLSDEQLVDLMTRLDEG; this is encoded by the coding sequence ATGAGATTGCTGGTGTTGCACGGGCCGAACCTGAACCTCCTGGGCGTGCGTGAAGGCACGTCCGGGGGCACGTTGCGGGACCTGGATGAAGCGCTGAAAGCGCGGGCCAAGGCGCTGGGCCTGGCGCTCCGCATCGTTCAGTCCAACCACGAAGGCGTGCTGCTGGACACGCTCGCCTCCGAGCGCGAGGCGGTGGATGGAATCCTCATCAACCCCGCGGGGCTGTTCAGCTCGTACGCGCTGAAGGAAGGGCTGGAGGCCGTGGGCCTGCCCGCCATCGAGGTGCTGCTGCGCCCCTCCGCCCGCGAGTCCGTGGTGGCGGAGGCGTGTGTCCTCCAGGTGCATGGCGCCAGTGGCGGCTTCGAGCCGTACCTGGAAGCCCTGGAGACCTTCGCCTCGGGCGTCTTCACGCCCGGTAAGCCCGAGCCCCGCAAGACGCCAGGCCGCAGGCAGGACGCCGAGGACGAGGCTCCCGCGAAGGCCCCTTCGGGGAAGACGCTCGGCAAGAAGGTGCCGGCGCTGGCCCTGGCTCCGAAGGAGGGCGGCTCCGGCAACAAGACGCTGGGCCGCAAGCCGTCGTCCGCGAGCAAGGTGGACGCGCAGCCCGCCGGCAAGACGCTGGGGCGCGGGACGAAGGGCGCCACGTCCGCGACGGAGCTGCTCACGCGCGCGCTCGTGCGACAGAAGGTGTCGGAGCGGCTCGCGGGGAAGCTCACCGCCGCGGAGCTGGCCGCCTGGGCGCGCTCGCGCTACGAGGCCGTGCAGGGCGGGCTTCCCGCTGAACACGGCCAGAAGCAGATGCTGGAGGACAGCCTCCAGCGCCTCACGCTGTCCCACCTCCCCTCGACGCGGCTCTCGGATGAGCAGCTCGTGGACCTGATGACTCGGCTCGACGAAGGATGA
- the rsmB gene encoding 16S rRNA (cytosine(967)-C(5))-methyltransferase RsmB has protein sequence MTPRALAILVLARVRATDAYLNVVLDTMLSESPPKDPRDAGLATELTYGATRRQLALDYAISRFADRKLDAMEDRVLAALRIGAYQIFHTRVPARAAVAETVQALKDVGLARAAGFTNAILRKLADLPAPPLPSQTDVAHYLSVRESHPQWLVERWLRQFGRERAEAMLVADNQSPPVVIRANTAKVTRDALLSQLQELGVEAKAATLSPVGIVLPPVGRVEDVYGYSEGLWQVQDEAAQLVGVYGAIPESARVLDACAAPGGKSCHLAQEHDVVAVDVHAHKLRKIDAEARRLGLSSRLKAYAHDAAEPFPEEWGEFHAMLVDAPCSGLGTLRRHPELRYRRKEEDIARLATLQRRILENCQESVQPGGLLVYAVCTMDPQEGQDQVEMFLRSHPEWTAEPPVLPGLKLPLTQAYLRTLPGPEGFDGFFAARLRKLY, from the coding sequence ATGACTCCCCGCGCACTCGCCATCCTCGTGTTGGCGCGCGTCCGTGCCACGGACGCCTATCTCAACGTGGTTCTCGACACGATGTTGTCGGAGTCACCGCCCAAGGACCCGCGCGACGCGGGCCTCGCCACGGAGCTGACGTACGGCGCCACGCGCCGGCAGCTCGCGCTGGACTACGCCATCTCCCGCTTCGCCGACCGCAAGCTGGACGCCATGGAGGACCGCGTGCTCGCGGCCCTGCGCATCGGCGCGTATCAAATCTTCCACACCCGCGTGCCCGCGCGCGCGGCGGTGGCGGAGACGGTGCAGGCGCTCAAGGACGTGGGCCTCGCCCGGGCGGCGGGCTTCACCAACGCCATCCTCCGCAAGCTGGCGGACCTGCCCGCGCCTCCGCTGCCCTCGCAGACGGACGTCGCCCACTACCTGTCCGTGCGCGAGAGCCATCCGCAGTGGCTGGTGGAGCGCTGGCTGCGCCAGTTCGGCCGCGAGCGCGCCGAGGCCATGCTGGTGGCGGACAACCAGTCCCCGCCGGTGGTGATTCGCGCCAACACGGCGAAGGTGACGCGCGACGCGCTGCTCTCGCAGCTGCAGGAGCTGGGCGTCGAGGCGAAGGCGGCCACCCTCTCCCCCGTGGGCATCGTCCTGCCGCCCGTGGGCCGGGTGGAGGACGTGTATGGCTATTCGGAAGGACTGTGGCAGGTGCAGGACGAGGCCGCCCAGCTCGTCGGCGTCTACGGCGCCATCCCCGAGTCGGCGCGCGTGCTGGACGCGTGCGCGGCGCCCGGCGGCAAGTCCTGTCACCTCGCGCAGGAGCACGACGTCGTCGCCGTGGACGTGCACGCCCACAAGCTGCGCAAGATTGACGCGGAGGCGCGGCGCCTGGGGCTCTCCTCGCGCTTGAAGGCCTACGCGCACGACGCGGCGGAGCCCTTCCCCGAGGAGTGGGGCGAGTTCCACGCGATGCTGGTGGACGCGCCGTGCTCGGGCCTGGGCACGCTGCGCCGTCACCCGGAGCTGCGCTACCGCCGCAAGGAGGAGGACATCGCGCGGCTGGCGACGCTCCAGCGGCGCATCCTGGAGAACTGCCAGGAGTCGGTGCAGCCGGGCGGGTTGCTCGTCTACGCGGTGTGCACCATGGACCCGCAGGAGGGGCAGGACCAGGTGGAGATGTTCCTGCGCAGCCACCCGGAGTGGACGGCGGAGCCGCCCGTGTTGCCGGGCCTCAAGCTGCCGCTCACGCAGGCGTACTTGAGGACCCTGCCAGGCCCGGAGGGCTTCGACGGGTTCTTCGCCGCGCGCCTCCGGAAGCTCTACTGA
- a CDS encoding LysR family transcriptional regulator — translation MQLESLKMFCDVVETGSFSRAAQLNHVTQSAVSQQIRALENRYEQKLLSRSARQVTPTPAGERLFRGCKEILARFAEVEQEIREQATEVAGTSTVSTIYTVGLHELNSVQKLLLKAHPKVNMRLNYRRNDQVYDDVILGAAEIGIVAYPQPRAGVDILPFRDDKLAVVCAPNHAFASKQKVSLTALSGVPFIAFDREAPTRKALDRLFREKNIDINPIMEMDNVETIKRAVEMGLGVAILPIATAQSEVKGGTLVAKPFAEGPVSRPIGLLIRKGKYLDRASAAVLEAFKAAANQPPTDDA, via the coding sequence ATGCAGCTCGAGTCCCTGAAAATGTTCTGTGATGTGGTGGAGACCGGCTCCTTCTCGCGAGCGGCCCAGCTCAACCACGTCACTCAGTCGGCGGTGAGCCAGCAGATTCGCGCGCTGGAGAACCGCTATGAGCAGAAGCTCTTGTCGCGCAGCGCCCGGCAGGTGACGCCGACGCCCGCGGGCGAGCGGCTGTTCCGTGGGTGCAAGGAAATCCTCGCGCGCTTCGCCGAAGTGGAGCAGGAGATTCGCGAGCAGGCCACGGAGGTGGCCGGCACCAGCACGGTGTCCACCATCTACACGGTGGGCCTGCACGAGCTCAACAGCGTGCAGAAGCTGCTGCTCAAGGCGCACCCCAAGGTCAACATGCGGCTGAACTACCGCCGCAATGACCAAGTCTACGACGACGTGATTCTGGGCGCGGCGGAGATTGGCATCGTCGCGTATCCGCAGCCGCGCGCGGGCGTGGACATCCTCCCGTTCCGCGACGACAAGCTCGCGGTGGTCTGCGCGCCCAACCACGCCTTCGCCTCCAAGCAGAAGGTGAGCCTCACCGCGCTGTCCGGCGTGCCCTTCATCGCGTTCGACCGCGAGGCGCCCACGCGCAAGGCGCTGGACCGGCTCTTCCGCGAGAAGAACATCGACATCAACCCCATCATGGAGATGGACAACGTCGAGACCATCAAGCGGGCGGTGGAGATGGGCCTGGGCGTGGCCATCCTCCCCATCGCGACGGCGCAGAGCGAGGTGAAGGGCGGCACGCTGGTGGCCAAGCCCTTCGCCGAGGGGCCGGTGTCGCGCCCCATCGGTCTGCTCATCCGCAAGGGCAAGTACCTGGACCGCGCCTCGGCGGCGGTGCTGGAGGCGTTCAAGGCCGCCGCCAACCAGCCCCCCACCGACGACGCGTAG
- a CDS encoding MJ1255/VC2487 family glycosyltransferase, whose product MRILYGVVGEGMGHATRSRVLLEELTKEHEVHIVVSGRAQDYLAKRFENVHGIWGLTLAYEGNSVKKWQTVLQNVTGAVKGWPQNVRQYFELVSDFKPDVVVSDFETFSYLFAKTHRLPVISVDNMQVINRCQHEASLLSGYEDSFETSRAIVKAKLPGAFHYLVTTFFYPPTRKRRTTLAPSILRPEILEAKSEPGEHLLVYQTSTTNTALPQILKAAGIPCRVYGLRRDLTEDLVDGNLTYRPFSEKGFIDDLRTSRGVVASGGFTLMSEAVYLHKPMLSIPLEGQFEQIINALYLEKLGYGMYVKALTVEALQEFLSRLPRCEEALKGYEQEGNTKMIAGLREQLGLAYEHRGHWAMEMAQD is encoded by the coding sequence ATGCGAATCCTCTACGGTGTCGTCGGCGAAGGCATGGGGCACGCGACGCGCTCTCGTGTGTTGCTCGAGGAGCTCACGAAGGAGCACGAGGTCCACATCGTCGTCTCCGGCCGGGCGCAGGACTACCTGGCCAAGCGCTTCGAGAACGTGCACGGCATCTGGGGGCTGACGCTGGCGTACGAGGGCAACTCGGTGAAGAAGTGGCAGACGGTGCTGCAGAACGTCACCGGCGCGGTGAAGGGCTGGCCGCAGAACGTGCGCCAGTACTTCGAGCTGGTGTCGGACTTCAAACCGGACGTCGTGGTGAGCGACTTCGAGACGTTCAGCTACCTGTTCGCCAAGACACACCGGCTGCCCGTCATCAGCGTGGACAACATGCAGGTCATCAACCGCTGCCAGCACGAGGCGTCGCTGCTGTCGGGGTACGAGGACAGCTTCGAGACCTCGCGCGCCATCGTGAAGGCGAAGCTGCCAGGCGCCTTCCACTACCTGGTCACCACGTTCTTCTATCCGCCCACGCGCAAGCGCCGCACCACGCTGGCCCCGTCGATTCTGCGCCCGGAGATTCTCGAGGCGAAGTCGGAGCCGGGGGAGCACCTGCTCGTGTACCAGACGTCCACGACGAACACCGCGCTGCCGCAGATTCTCAAGGCCGCGGGCATCCCCTGCCGCGTGTACGGCCTGCGCCGCGACCTCACCGAGGACCTGGTGGACGGCAACCTCACGTACCGCCCCTTCAGCGAGAAGGGCTTCATCGACGACCTGCGCACGTCGCGCGGCGTGGTGGCCAGCGGCGGCTTCACGCTGATGAGCGAGGCGGTGTACCTGCACAAGCCCATGCTCAGCATCCCGCTGGAGGGGCAGTTCGAGCAGATCATCAACGCCCTGTACCTGGAGAAGCTGGGGTACGGGATGTACGTGAAGGCGCTGACGGTGGAGGCGCTCCAGGAGTTCCTCTCGCGGCTGCCGCGCTGCGAGGAGGCGCTCAAGGGTTACGAGCAGGAGGGCAACACGAAGATGATTGCCGGCCTGCGCGAGCAGCTGGGGCTGGCCTACGAGCACCGCGGCCACTGGGCCATGGAGATGGCCCAGGACTGA
- a CDS encoding SDR family oxidoreductase has translation MADRRKDRQTSRLTLSTLVAAGVGAAFGLRKALRHERYRFKGRTVLITGGSRGLGLVLARRLAKEDARVALCGRDASSLAQARQELERAGAQVFTRRCDVRDQVQVEALVSAIHERWGAVDVVINNAGVIQVGPLEAMTLEDFRDAVDTHFWGPLYTTLAVLPEMKRRGQGRIVNITSVGGRLSIPHLAPYSASKFALVGLSDALRAELRQDGIRVTTVCPGLMRTGSALNAHFKGQHEGEYAWFAIGDSLPGLSMSAERAARLILEACRRGDSEVILGVSAKLATVGRALAPELTASLLSWVNRQLPQGSSQDTHAGADSETPLTRSWLTELSRRAAERNNEGDVPLH, from the coding sequence ATGGCTGACCGGCGAAAGGACAGACAGACCTCCCGCCTCACCCTGAGCACACTGGTGGCGGCGGGAGTCGGCGCGGCGTTCGGCCTGCGCAAGGCGCTCCGGCACGAGCGCTACCGCTTCAAGGGGCGCACGGTGCTCATCACCGGGGGCTCGCGGGGCCTGGGGCTGGTGCTCGCGCGGCGGCTGGCGAAGGAGGACGCGCGCGTGGCCCTGTGCGGGCGAGACGCCTCGTCGCTGGCGCAGGCCCGCCAGGAGCTGGAGCGCGCCGGAGCCCAGGTCTTCACCCGGCGCTGCGACGTGAGGGACCAGGTGCAGGTGGAGGCCCTGGTCAGCGCGATTCACGAGCGCTGGGGCGCGGTGGACGTGGTCATCAACAACGCGGGCGTCATCCAGGTGGGCCCGCTGGAGGCGATGACGCTCGAGGACTTCCGCGACGCCGTGGACACCCACTTCTGGGGGCCGCTGTACACGACGCTCGCCGTGCTGCCGGAGATGAAGCGGCGAGGCCAGGGCCGCATCGTCAACATCACCTCCGTGGGCGGACGGCTCAGCATCCCGCACCTGGCGCCCTACTCCGCCAGCAAGTTCGCGCTGGTGGGCCTGTCGGACGCGCTGCGCGCGGAGCTGCGCCAGGACGGCATCCGCGTCACCACCGTCTGCCCCGGCCTCATGCGCACGGGCAGCGCGCTCAATGCCCACTTCAAGGGACAGCACGAAGGCGAGTACGCCTGGTTCGCCATCGGCGACTCGCTGCCGGGCCTCTCCATGAGCGCCGAGCGCGCGGCCCGTCTCATCCTCGAGGCGTGCCGCCGAGGGGACTCGGAAGTCATCCTGGGGGTGAGCGCGAAGCTGGCCACGGTGGGCCGCGCCCTGGCCCCGGAGCTGACCGCGTCGCTCCTCTCCTGGGTCAACCGCCAGCTCCCTCAGGGCAGCAGCCAGGACACCCACGCGGGCGCCGACAGCGAGACGCCGCTGACGCGCTCCTGGCTCACGGAGCTGTCGCGCCGCGCGGCGGAGCGGAACAACGAAGGCGACGTCCCGCTCCACTGA
- a CDS encoding TlpA disulfide reductase family protein has translation MPTHDIPLTLLDPDGGWINAPVHVSELDELPVLLHFFSMAQDADSNDFASLQRFLAELGPRGLRVIGVDVTHSARELRDTNAVEAFAREHGLAYPIAVDDGSMAQAYGVKQTPAWLVFDADGWLRHHLTGPDAARRVRPLLERFTQYDTSAAAPAP, from the coding sequence ATGCCCACGCACGACATCCCCCTCACGCTGCTGGACCCGGATGGCGGGTGGATCAACGCCCCCGTCCACGTCTCCGAGCTGGACGAGCTGCCCGTCCTCCTCCACTTCTTCTCCATGGCCCAGGACGCGGACTCCAACGACTTCGCGTCGCTCCAGCGCTTCCTCGCGGAGCTGGGGCCGCGCGGCTTGCGAGTCATCGGCGTGGACGTCACCCACTCCGCCCGAGAGCTGCGCGACACCAACGCGGTGGAGGCCTTCGCGCGCGAGCATGGACTCGCCTACCCCATCGCCGTCGATGACGGCTCCATGGCCCAGGCCTACGGCGTGAAGCAGACCCCCGCGTGGCTCGTCTTCGACGCGGACGGCTGGCTGCGCCACCACCTCACCGGCCCGGACGCGGCCCGGCGCGTGCGCCCGCTGCTGGAGCGCTTCACGCAGTACGACACCTCGGCCGCGGCGCCCGCGCCGTGA
- a CDS encoding aminotransferase class I/II-fold pyridoxal phosphate-dependent enzyme, whose amino-acid sequence MRIPDFKLERYFARWEFAAPYLLCSSDIEGWKMKELLALADSDALARWEGLTLGYTETPGLPALRDEIAALYQGVTPDQVLTFAGAQEGVFVLMNVLLGAGDHAVATSPGYQSLHEVARATGAEVTLLPLREEDGWAFDLEALRRALKPQTRLVVVNFPHNPTGALPDRATFEALCALCDERGIYLLSDEVYRYLENDSKDLLPAAVELTPRGISLSVMSKAFGLAGLRVGWLVCRDADVLRRCMAYKDYTTICNSAPSEVLSLIALRAKQRVLARSRALLASNLALLDAFFARHVDTFRWVRPRAGSVAFPRLLGETPVARFTDALVQTEGVLLLPGDVYDFPGNHFRLGLGRSNLPEALSRLERFISHPG is encoded by the coding sequence ATGCGCATCCCTGACTTCAAGCTGGAGCGGTACTTCGCGCGCTGGGAGTTCGCCGCGCCCTACCTCTTGTGCTCATCGGACATCGAGGGGTGGAAGATGAAGGAGCTGCTGGCGCTCGCCGACTCGGATGCCCTGGCGCGGTGGGAGGGGCTGACGCTCGGCTACACCGAGACCCCCGGGCTGCCCGCGCTCCGCGACGAAATTGCCGCGCTCTACCAGGGAGTGACTCCGGACCAGGTGCTCACCTTCGCGGGCGCGCAGGAGGGCGTCTTCGTCCTGATGAACGTGCTGCTGGGCGCCGGAGACCACGCCGTCGCCACCTCGCCCGGCTACCAGTCCCTCCACGAAGTCGCGCGGGCCACGGGCGCGGAGGTGACGCTGTTGCCGCTGCGCGAAGAGGATGGTTGGGCGTTCGACCTGGAGGCGCTGCGCCGCGCGCTCAAGCCTCAGACGCGCCTGGTGGTGGTGAACTTCCCGCACAACCCCACGGGCGCGCTGCCGGACCGCGCCACGTTCGAGGCCCTGTGCGCGCTCTGCGACGAGCGCGGCATCTACCTGCTCTCGGACGAGGTGTACCGGTACCTGGAGAACGATTCGAAGGACCTGCTGCCCGCCGCCGTGGAGCTCACGCCGCGCGGCATCAGCCTGAGCGTCATGTCCAAGGCCTTCGGGCTCGCGGGGCTGCGCGTGGGGTGGCTCGTCTGCCGCGACGCGGACGTGCTGCGCCGGTGCATGGCGTACAAGGACTACACGACCATCTGCAACAGCGCGCCCAGCGAGGTGCTGTCCCTCATCGCCCTGCGCGCGAAGCAGCGGGTGCTGGCGCGCAGCCGCGCGCTGCTCGCGTCCAACCTCGCCTTGTTGGATGCCTTCTTCGCGCGACATGTGGACACCTTCCGCTGGGTGCGCCCTCGCGCCGGCAGCGTCGCCTTCCCACGTCTGCTGGGCGAGACGCCCGTCGCCAGGTTCACCGACGCGCTCGTCCAGACCGAAGGTGTGTTGTTGTTGCCAGGGGATGTCTATGACTTCCCCGGCAATCACTTTCGTCTGGGCCTGGGTCGCTCGAACCTCCCCGAGGCCCTCTCGCGGCTGGAGCGGTTCATCTCCCACCCAGGGTGA
- a CDS encoding choice-of-anchor X domain-containing protein, with product MSPDSSAPPPVSRARRAGWFFLCIPLVLGVVGWWSWSGAAGAAEQQAPSDASPVEEPSGGAVARAPPRAAGPVSPGAALVRGPTPGAQDLSTVSPEQRERLALRELWGERLARAKQTLESYVAATRYPPQSRSIREHPDQVEMAEPERTRPLSREHPDVQLRLKQDRVFVVGDELVRFFVSCEDGQRTPRPCEVVSASAHEAEHMGSTVPPVPVAFTDDGAMGDALAGDGIYSGVFQPSKQGFPLYSGTIRVNVRVRSGKAEGMAFLDILYTNAVPATFTGRVREVLSDGSLLLYLGINVRKAGRYVVAGRMDDESGTPFAHVSFNEELREGLQEVKLTVFGKLVLDEVPTFPLKLRDVEGFLLKESGDPDRELMTALRGYVHTTNAYSTDVFSPSEWQAEERQRYIDEYTRDVAEAQRNFNATFEGGKPP from the coding sequence ATGTCGCCCGATAGCTCCGCTCCTCCTCCGGTGTCCCGCGCGCGTCGCGCCGGGTGGTTCTTCTTGTGCATCCCCCTGGTGCTGGGCGTGGTGGGGTGGTGGAGCTGGAGTGGGGCCGCGGGCGCGGCGGAGCAGCAGGCCCCGAGCGACGCGTCCCCCGTCGAGGAGCCATCGGGTGGCGCAGTGGCGCGGGCTCCGCCCAGGGCGGCGGGGCCCGTGAGCCCGGGCGCGGCGCTGGTGCGAGGGCCGACGCCGGGGGCTCAGGACCTGAGCACCGTGAGCCCCGAGCAGCGCGAGCGGCTGGCCCTGCGCGAGCTGTGGGGCGAGCGGCTGGCGCGGGCGAAGCAGACGCTGGAGTCCTATGTCGCGGCGACGCGGTATCCGCCGCAGTCGCGCTCCATTCGCGAGCACCCGGACCAGGTGGAGATGGCGGAGCCGGAGCGCACGCGCCCGCTGAGCCGGGAGCATCCGGACGTGCAGCTGCGCCTCAAGCAGGACCGGGTCTTCGTGGTGGGAGATGAGCTGGTGCGCTTCTTCGTCTCATGTGAGGACGGACAGCGCACGCCCAGGCCCTGCGAGGTGGTGTCCGCCTCCGCGCACGAGGCCGAGCACATGGGGAGCACGGTGCCGCCCGTGCCCGTCGCCTTCACGGATGACGGCGCGATGGGAGACGCGCTCGCGGGAGACGGCATCTACAGCGGGGTGTTCCAGCCCTCGAAGCAGGGCTTCCCGCTGTACTCGGGCACCATTCGCGTGAATGTGCGGGTGCGCTCCGGCAAGGCCGAGGGGATGGCGTTCCTGGACATCCTCTACACGAATGCGGTGCCGGCGACCTTCACGGGCCGGGTGCGCGAGGTGCTGTCGGATGGCTCGCTGCTGCTCTACCTCGGCATCAACGTGCGCAAGGCGGGGCGGTACGTGGTGGCCGGGCGCATGGACGACGAGAGCGGCACGCCCTTCGCGCACGTGTCCTTCAATGAGGAGCTGCGGGAGGGATTGCAGGAGGTGAAGCTCACCGTCTTCGGCAAGCTCGTCCTCGACGAAGTGCCCACCTTCCCGCTGAAGCTGCGGGACGTGGAGGGCTTCCTGCTCAAGGAGTCGGGAGACCCGGACCGTGAGCTGATGACCGCGCTGCGCGGCTACGTGCACACCACGAACGCGTACTCGACCGACGTCTTCTCGCCCTCGGAGTGGCAGGCCGAGGAGCGTCAGCGATACATTGACGAGTACACGCGCGACGTGGCCGAGGCGCAGCGCAACTTCAACGCGACCTTCGAGGGCGGAAAGCCTCCCTGA
- a CDS encoding PP2C family protein-serine/threonine phosphatase — protein MLRFECAGQTHIGRRPHNEDSYCVLPELGLYVVADGLGGQEGGEVASRCVVDTFAGLGQRWEQEDEAAWPEVADPRRSREENLLAACSQLAQRNLQAQRVGRLSEMASTVVALAVGKDGAAVAHVGDSRLYRLRGGQLESLTRDHSFIEELREVGMEPPGGASNWRHLITRALGTDNAEPTLQRLHTAPGDVFLLCSDGLYEPLGLEGLVRRLSLSSAREVCDTLVADAYEAGGKDNITAVVLRVAEA, from the coding sequence ATGCTGCGTTTTGAATGCGCGGGACAGACCCATATCGGTCGGCGGCCCCACAACGAGGACTCGTACTGTGTCCTGCCGGAGCTGGGGCTGTACGTGGTGGCGGATGGGCTGGGTGGACAGGAAGGCGGCGAGGTGGCCAGCCGCTGCGTGGTGGATACGTTCGCGGGCCTGGGCCAGCGATGGGAGCAGGAGGATGAGGCGGCGTGGCCGGAGGTGGCGGACCCTCGCCGCTCGCGCGAGGAGAACCTGCTGGCGGCCTGCTCGCAGCTGGCCCAGCGCAACCTCCAGGCGCAGCGCGTGGGGCGGCTGAGCGAGATGGCCTCCACCGTGGTGGCGCTGGCGGTGGGCAAGGACGGCGCCGCGGTGGCCCACGTCGGCGACAGCCGCCTGTACCGGCTGCGTGGGGGGCAGCTGGAGTCGCTGACGCGAGACCACTCCTTCATCGAGGAGCTGCGCGAGGTGGGCATGGAGCCGCCGGGCGGTGCCTCCAACTGGCGCCACCTCATCACCCGCGCGCTGGGGACGGACAACGCGGAGCCCACGCTCCAGCGGCTCCACACCGCGCCGGGGGATGTCTTCCTCTTGTGTTCCGACGGCCTCTACGAGCCGCTGGGCTTGGAAGGACTGGTGCGGCGCCTGTCGCTGTCCTCCGCGCGGGAGGTCTGCGACACGCTGGTGGCGGATGCCTACGAGGCGGGAGGCAAGGACAACATCACCGCTGTGGTCCTTCGCGTCGCCGAGGCCTAG